A single window of Zea mays cultivar B73 chromosome 10, Zm-B73-REFERENCE-NAM-5.0, whole genome shotgun sequence DNA harbors:
- the LOC100281080 gene encoding adaptor complexes medium subunit family protein (The RefSeq protein has 1 substitution compared to this genomic sequence): MSGGGCSIRAIWILTPNDTVAFSRRFAVVEKRWRAAWEEEEGDGERHRWGTGAAKMPLPADHEVAAAFAERRRREGTARSSGIRTNVSSVGLDSWVDDPITRHIISLHMDKEEGDPFMLWPVVLQKRGGYYVLVLPLVDPQPFRAYENLLKRSDCGGSAKENNNLSSILFNLPCITGAFMVAQVVGDIITGDIAEPEVIVSSGPSVGGLLDSLTGSIGISARAKPIAAPVAAPTASVSSPVGAAQSDSLKGGVRPFDKDLLQNFIIGAMPFGTPQDLNYANVTSIRTTGFSGDPLPTDQKQPAWKPYLYKGRQRILFSSLETINAALYDRDDVPDFLSVSGQVTCRAELEGLPDVSLPLTGLKTAHIKVSSFHHCVQASEPTANKQTLVFQPPLGNFVLMHYQAPCNIAPPVKGFYQLSMVSENEGAFLFKLSLMEGYKSPFIMDFCMITMPFPRRRVASYDGNPSIGTVSMTEHSIEWRIVSSGRGLSGRSIDATFPGTVKFQPRTTQRINSSSRFISSTGYTEDSDSEQDNVKNGASLDDYIMEKINKDLQAVDLEEPLSWQAYNYAKVSFKVTGGTLSGLAIDPKSVNIYPSAKAPAEYSMQASSGDYILWNTLGKCPTAALPREL; the protein is encoded by the exons ATGTCCGGCGGCGGGTGCAGCATACGCGCCATCTGGATCCTTACGCCCAACGACACAGTAGCCTTCTCCAG GCGGTTCGCTGTGGTGGAGAAGCGGTGGCGTGCCGCGTGggaggaggaagaaggagacGGAGAGAGACACCGTTGGGGCACCGGGGCGGCGAAGATGCCGCTGCCCGCCGACCACGAGGTCGCCGCCGCATTCGCCGAGCGCCGGAGAAG GGAGGGCACTGCACGCAGTTCAGGCATCCGAACAAACGTATCATCTGTGGGACTGGATTCTTGGGTTGATGATCCAATTACCCGCCACATTATCTCATTACACATGGATAAAGAGGAAGGAGATCCCTTTATGCTGTGGCCTGTGGTCCTACAAAAGCGTGGAGGGTACTATGTCCTTGTGTTGCCTCTGGTGGATCCTCAGCCATTTAGAGCATATGAGAATCTCTTGAAAAGGTCTGATTGTGGGGGTTCGGCCAAGGAGAACAACAATCTTTCTTCAATCCTGTTCAATCTTCCATGCATAACAGG AGCATTTATGGTTGCACAAGTTGTTGGGGACATAATTACTGGTGATATTGCTGAACCTGAGGTGATTGTTAGCTCTGGGCCATCtgttggtggactcttggattcATTGACTGGAAGTATAGGTATTTCAGCACGAGCGAAGCCTATTGCCGCACCTGTTGCAGCACCAACTGCATCAGTCTCTTCCCCTGTTGGTGCTGCTCAATCAGACTCCTTAAAAGGGGGTGTAAGGCCTTTTGACAAGGATTTACTGCAGAACTTCATCATTGGTGCAATGCCTTTTG GCACACCTCAAGATCTCAATTATGCCAATGTTACTTCGATTAGAACTACTGGATTTTCTGGTGACCCTCTTCCaacagaccagaaacaacctgccTGGAAGCCCTACCTGTACAAAGGGAGGCAAAGGATTCTGTTTTCTAGCTTGGAGACTATAAATGCTGCACTGTATGACCGTGATGATGTTCCAGATTTCCTTTCTGTTTCAGGACAGGTGACCTGTAGGGCTGAACTAGAAGGACTACCTGATGTTTCTTTGCCATTGACTGGTTTAAAAACTGCTCATATTGAGGTTTCATCATTCCATCACTGTGTTCAAGCTTCAGAGCCCACTGCTAATAAGCAAACCCTGGTTTTTCAGCCACCATTAGGAAATTTTGTATTGATGCATTATCAAGCACCATGCAACATTGCTCCTCCTGTTAAAGGGTTCTATCAGTTGTCCATGGTTTCTGAAAATGAAGGTGCTTTTCTATTTAAGCTGTCATTGATGGAGGGTTACAAGTCTCCCTTCATTATGGACTTTTGCATGATTACAATGCCATTCCCTCGAAGAAGAGTTGCATCATATGACGGAAATCCATCAATTGGGACAGTTTCAATGACAGAGCATTCAATTGAATGGAGAATTGTCTCAAGTGGACGGGGACTTAGTGGTAGGAGCATTGACGCTACCTTCCCTGGTACTGTTAAATTTCAGCCTAGAACGACACAGAGAATAAATTCATCATCTCGATTCATTTCAAGCACTGGATATACTGAAGATAGTGACAGTGAACAAGATAACGTTAAGAATGGAGCTAGCTTGGATGACTACATAATGGAAAAAATCAATAAGGATCTTCAGGCAGTTGATTTAGAAGAGCCATTGTCTTGGCAAGCGTATAATTATGCTAAG GTTTCTTTTAAGGTTACTGGAGGCACGCTGTCTGGTCTTGCAATTGATCCAAAATCT